In the Phaeodactylum tricornutum CCAP 1055/1 chromosome 13, whole genome shotgun sequence genome, ATCACCACCTTTGAACAGTGCcgccaatcaaaaaggagACGAGCTAACCGTAACACCCGTTGCTGCTATCAATGATAGTAGCAATACGGTACTGTTTCGGAACGAGGATGGGAGACTGGTCCGACAACAACCGGAAGGCAATCTTGCGGATGACGGCAATAGTACCGTACCGCACGGGAATGGCTTGACCATGGACGAAGTCGCCCTACTCATGCGTGAACAAGACGCCGACTTACTGGAGTCCATTCATCTATTACCACCATCGTTGTTGGCAACGCCCAACATTTCTAGTACGAGCGCTCCACCGCACGACTCTAGTACTGGTACTCCGACGTTGTCGGACATTCCCCTTTTGCGATTGCATCCGCCAGCGGCGGCCACAGCCGCGGGTCTTTTCGTCAAGGAAGCATCCGAACGTTTGCAGCGAACGCTCTCGCTCTCGTCGTACACGGATCAGCAGCCGCAAATGCCGAGTGGTGTGTCCGGCGGGACGCATATTTTTGACACGCTGGATGGCGTCTCGCGTACATCACCCGTGGCGGAGCCACCAACATCGGGTGTCGTGCCTTGCGGATGTCAGCCAATGCGATCGACGGAACCCTTGCGCCGGGCGCTGTCTGGTGAAGTTTGGCTTACGGAGCCGCCTACGGCTGCGGGTGTGTCTGTTGTGAAAGAAGACCAGGCCAATGTCGACCCCAATTGCTCCCAAGTAACGTACGAGTCGCCGCAAAAAGGTACCACGATCGGTATACTCCCGACAGACTCTACTTTGGACGAATCCTGTCCGAAGATAGACCCGCACAGTGCTGCCGAGCATGTACAACGAACCGAAAGTATGGATCGCCGTTGGAGTGAGGTTGCACAATTTGCCGAAGCGGTGGGGGATAGTATTGATCAGGAGGGGCTGCGCATTAttgaagaaacggaagaTCAGGtagatgacgatgatgatgatgataacGCACCGGAAATACACATTACGCGTCGGGATCCGTCTCATCCGGTAAACCTTCCGACCGAGCAGGACCACGCACCGAGCGAAGGGGCGAGTACCGATACATTCAGCGTAGCCGAACAAGCCACGACGAGCACCAGCACCGTCAAGGCAACAAGCCACTCGGGAGCGACACACAACGGGGAAGCGGATTTGGCAATATCACCACGTCCGCCGAAAACACGTCCGCAGTGGCCCTTTCGGGGTGCCGGGACTACGCGAATTACCATAGCCGCACCGGACGGTGTCGCCACGATGGCCAAACGAAActttttggataaattgcCCGAATCGGGTACGGCAGCATCCTACGTGTACAAAGGTATTCGTGCGAATCCGCCGGATATTGTACAGAGTGGAACAAATAGGGGCAACTACGCCACGCTACACCGTAAGGCTTGGTTGGAAGTGTCCGACAAGTATCATCGCTACGGGAAACACCTTCGCCTCTATTATCGGCACTGGGAATCTCTGGGCTGTCCCACCAACATGTTTTTCGATTGGCTTGATTCCAAGGGCGAAGCTGCTGGACAGCCCTTACCGGAGCTCGACGAGTGTCGTCGAAGTCAACTCGATTCAGATACAGTCTTGTATATTTCAAATCCGCAAGTTTCGCAGGGATATGCCTTGAAATTTATTCCAGACGAAAAGGGCCGTGGGTTAGTGGTGGATGTGGATGGAGATCCGGTCGGAACAGGAGTGGATGGCTGGATTTTTGTTTTACGAGACAATGTATTGTACGGAGCGCAAAAGATCACTTCTGTAACGGGGCATTCCAAACAGCGATTCCATCACTCAAGTTTCTTTGGTGGCAAAGCTGTGGCGGCGGCGGGAATTTTTATCACCGATGAACATGGTTTTTTAAACCGTCTTTATCCACACTCTGGACATTACAGACCAGGGGAAGCGCACATGCAGCGCATGTTATTTTTTCTATATCTGGAAGGAGTCGACTTGCGTACGTTTGAAGTTGATACGCAGCAAATTCTGCATGTGGCGAGAGATAAGGATTTGCCCAAGCAAAAAAATGACCTAGTAGAAGAGAGCGCTAAGACGGAAAAACGCAAAAAAATAGAATCCCTTCACCTGATGCCGGGCGTGCTAGTCGCCTGTTTTCTGGCCCACAAAGCACGATTCATTGGGGAAGGAATCTTTTCCCAAATTCGACAAATTCGGAAGGCCAACGTAGCTACAGTCAGTGAAGCCTTGCTAGCaattgacgacgaagactcaCGGCGCATAAATCTAACCCAACGAAGTATTGGATAGATGAAAGCGGAGACCAAGCTATGTTCAGCAATGAGAAAGGTCTTGCTTTGCGCTTGAACAAATCCTTTTGTCCATTGTGTAACGGCTCCGGTGTGGCTGGAAACTCATCCACCGGGACTTGCAATAGAATGAAGCGTATGTCAATTGTTATGTTTTCTATCATACATCAACAGTGTAGTAGCTTTATGAAATATGTACAAGGAGGTTAAGTGTCTATTGGTAACCATTCATATTTCGCTGCAACCAGTCGTAGGTAGATGTGCCCCACGAAGTTAGTGCAGCGTTCACAAGGTCCATAACAAAAGTCTTCTGCTCAATCGATCCAGGTGCCCCCCGCATTCGCAGGCGGTTCCTAACACCATTGGCATTCATTCGAGCAGCGCGGGGACTCGAACTGAGTGCCAGCACCGTAGCCTCCACTAGACTGGCAATTTCGTCGGTATGGGCAGCGGCACATTCGAAAGCCAGCTCGAACATTTTGCAAAATCGTACCCCAAGGCCGCCTTGGTTTATATTCCAGCCACCAAGAACTTCCCAAAACTCTTGACTGAGCTTAAAAGGCGCTCGCTCACTAAAAATGGGCACTTTGCCCATCTTGGGCGTGTCACCCAGAACAAATCCAAAGTCTATGTGCATAATATGGCCTTCTCGATCTAACAGGATATTTGCGTTGTGACGATCTTTGATTTGAAGTACATAGCACACAACGCTGTAGCCGACTAAAGACCGTAGGAAGTTGTCTTGTGCTGTctcaaaagaagaaaccgaaGCAAGGCTACTAGATGATGGCAATGGGGGCGGACCATAGCCACTCTTTCGCCGAGTAGGGGGGCCATAGGCTCGCTCGAAATAGTCGCGGAGCGTCGTGAAACTATCAGTTTGCTTCTTAACCTCATCAATACTTTTGGCATCTGATAGACACTCGATCAACCCAGCATCTCCGCCAACGCACATAATCGTGTATGGACGCATATACGGTCTGTGAGCAATAGGAATTTCCTCATCAAACCAGTTCCGCAGTTTGGATATAATCTGCATGACGAGAGCCTCTCTTCGTATATCTTCGCCAGCCTTCATAAGGAAAGATGCAAGTCTCCAACCTTGTACTTCTCCATAAGGGGAAGCCTCTCTAATTTCTCTGCATTTTTCACTCCAAGGCTTCCCGAAGACACTGTTCAGTAGCTCAAGTCCCAAAGACACGGCAGGTCTGGAGCGAAGGAAAAGTTTTAACTGTTAGGTAAATCCGAGTCTCTAAAAGCTCAAATACGATTGTCCTGTACTCACTTATCCATTCCGGTTTGCGAATGTGCCGATGGGACTTCGTTGGATATTTGCATCTGCTGGTGAAGTTGTTCATACTCTTGCTGCCGATACTCATCGAATGGGTTTGGAGGAAAAACATAGGCCGAACCTTCGTCTGCATAGTATGAGGAATCTGCTTGCCATCCACCTCGAGGCAAAGTTTTCTTCTGGTCAAATGACTcgctttccaattctcgGCTCGCTTGTTCTAGCTCACGTCTTTGGGGTACGGCTGCCAACTCTGATGGAATGGCGTACTTTGGTGTGAAAGTAAGTTTTCCTCGACTCATAGCTGCAGACGAGGCACTAGCCGAGCTCATCCCCATGACTTCCTGAATGGATGATCCCAATCTGTTCTTACCAGAGGCATACAACCGCGCGTCCCAGCCATCAAATCCGGTGTCGGCAACTTCCATATGTAGCAGGTATGGGCACCGATCCCTTGATGCTAAAATGCGGCTTTCCGGTACGACAATATTCAGGACACGGACGAGTTCGGGCGAACTCGTTGACGTCTCACTTTTGTACAGAGGGGATTTCTTTCCCGTTGGCCACGTGCCTGCTTGAGGGACGAGCGGAAAGTGCACAGAATGCTTCAACATATCAATTGACAGGTCTTCGATTCCAGGCCAGTCGTAAGGACTACGGTTGTCTTCCACATCCAAGCTCACATCTCCACCTGTCACCATCCGACGTCGTATTCTGCGATTGGTTTCCAGCAGCCTTTCTTTTAAGTATGTGTCTCGTTGAATGGTGGGAACCATGCGAAGGTCTAAGGATATTGTTGTTAAACGGTCAATGAAGTGCATAGTATCTCCGAAATGACTACACCTTCGCAGGCTTAGACTGGACGGTAATCGCGAAGCAGTGTGTTCACCTTCGGCGGGAGCGGTTTCAGGAGAATGCTGATGTTGTCCAAGAGGTTCATGATACTGCGATGGTTTATGTAGATGTTGGTCCATTGTGTATCCGTAGGCTGTCGCTTGCTCGGCGTCCTGTAGGAGGTCAAAAGCTTCCCTTTTTTCCGTTCCGATTTTGGCTAGAACGGCTGCTTTGTCAGCTGGTAGCACTATAATTAATCGTCGCCCAGTTTGCTGCCGGTGCTCAAAAAGAGTTTTCCACGCCCGACCGACCTCGGCCTCTAGCAACCAACACAGTTCGATTCCCCAACTAGGGTCTTGCAAACATCGATTCAGCATCAGATGTCGTAACTTTTGAATAGGATTGGTTAGGTGCGGTTCAAATGCGGGCGGGGATTTCAGCACAGCCGACACCAATTGAGGTAGGTAGTTCTGTACTTGACGCAAACTCTGGGTTGCCTCTTGCGTCTCAGATATTGTCGAAGCCGACGAACGCGCATGTTCCAAATTTTGGGGGTCTACTGGAAGCTCTGTCTCTCTAGAGTCGTCTATTAAGTTGGTGCCGTTGCCTGAAATAATGAGTCGAGCATGTTTCTGCCTATCGCCGACCGGATTTTCCGATGTTGTACCGTCGTAGGGCAATTTTGCCTTCTCAAAAGCTCGCAGAATCTCAATGTCGGCATCCAAAAAGGGGTCCTCCTCGAGGTCATCAAATGCAGCGCATGCTGTTTGGCTCGCGTTTTCcttgtcgtattctacaaTCCGTTGCCGATgtgttttttgtttttccaaaatcGAGTCTATGGCCTGGAGTTTGTGTGACAGTCTCTGGACCAACTCAATGCGCAGCGCGTCCATCACCATGAGTCGTTGACTCCCTGGTGGGTAAGCCAAAATGCCGCGCAGGCATTGATCGCGCCAGGCTTCTTCGAGTTGGTGACGAGAGGTTGGAGGTGGAGGTGGAGGTGGAGGAGCATAATGCGGTTGGAAAGGCAATGTCTGAATCTCGGCGACGTCCCGTACCAAGTTCGACAGAAAAAGCCAGCGCATTAAAAAGGTGGATACGTCGAACATGATAGAAAATAACTGTGTAGCAGAATACCTTCCCTGCAGAACTTAAGCTCTTCAACGACGGTACGCAGGGGAAAATCCGTTGGCGGGCTGGAGAATCTTTCAATCGGAAATAGCAATTAGTATGAAGCTCCTATGAGAGCTTCGGCGGCTGTCCTCGAAATTGTGTGCGCTCTATTAATAAAAAAGCCTGTAATTGTTTTTTCTCATGGTAAGGGAGGGCGCGGGTAGGGACAGAACTGGAAGTTGTGATAGACACGGGTGTACCTCATGGTTGGTCTCTTcctgtttacagttaattttcactgtcagtgtgCGTCTTGATGGTGGTAAACCTGTACAGCTTCCACGTGTATTCTCGTTCGGGTTTGACTGTACGTTCACGGGATTTATCACATTTTGGCTCTGTTCTCTCAACCGTGATTTGATCGTATTCAAGACTTCCAGGTGTTGCATTTTTGTGTTGGCGGTTCGCGAATAATCCAGAAAATCGCAACCCCCTATCCGAACATAAAAAAGCGAACCTCCGACCAGAATTTCAGAAAAGAGACCTGCTGGTGTTCCTTCCATTGTTTACGTGCCACTCTCCCGAGGAACGACGAACCTGCCGGAGGGATGTCAGCACGATCCGAAGCCCCAACCATCTTCAAGTCCAGAAACGGCGATCCAACACAAAAAATTGATCTTACAATACAGAAAAAGAAtctttttactgttaggacGACTCGCACATTTCTTCTAAAGCAAAAGAGCGTTGTCCTTTTCGCAATCGTCTTGTTTCTTATCCAAGACCATACCATTGTGCAATCAAGAAGAGCTTTGATACCCGCTTCAAAGCGCTCTTCCTTCGAGGTCGCCAACGTCCTATCGGAAGCTACGGAGGCTACTACGACGAGCAACAACATGTCCACACGCGGTGATCTAGACTTTCTCGATGATTTGCGCCGAAAGTATCCGCACCAACCAACGTTTTTGCAGGCAGTTGAAGAAATGGCCCTCGCCCTCAGCGATCTTTTTGATGGACCGGACGGAGATTTTTACCAAAGGGCCTTTCTGGCCATGGCGGAGCCCGAGCGTATCATTGCCTTTCGCGTTTCTTGGATGGATGATAACGGAAAGATTCGTTTTAACCGTGGATGGCGGGTCCAGTTTAGCAGGTATGTGACAACAAGATAGTGGTTTTACATGCTTCGTGAACATCTCTCATTTCTATTCTTGTAGCGTTCTCGGTCCCTTCAAGGGCGGTCTTCGCTTCCACCCAACTGTCGATGAAGGAGTCTTGAAGTTTCTTGGCTTCGAGCAGATCTTCAAAAACGCTTTGACCGGATTGCCGTTGGGTGGAGGTAAGGGCGGGTCCGACTTTGACCCCAAGGGCAAATCGGACGGGGAAGTTCGTCGTTTTTGCGAAGCCTTCATGTCCGAGCTTTGCCGTTACTTGCATCCATCCACAGATGTTCCTGCTGGTGATATTGGAGTTGGTGGCCGCGAAATTGGCTACATGTATGGACAGTATAAGCGTATAACAAATCGCCACGGTGTCGGTGTCCTAACGGGTAAGTCCATGAACTTTGGTGGCAGCGAAATTCGCCCCGAGGCGACCGGATATGGTCTTATTTACATGACAAAGATTGCCGTCCAAAGGAAACTGAACCGAAACTTGACGGACATGCGCTGTGCAATTTCCGGTTCGGGAAATGTTGCACAGTTTGCGGCGAAGAAGTTGCTCGAGTTTGGTGCCAAGGtcatgactgtgagtgactCCAACGGTGTGATCGTTTTCGAGAGCGGAATGACGGCCACAGACTGGGATGCTGTTTCCGACTGCAAAAATAAGCACCGCGGACGTCTTTCGTCCATCCAGGACAAAGTCAGCGGGCAGTATTACGACGGCGAAAGTCCTTGGAGTTTAGACATCAAGTACGACTTGGCCTTGCCTTGTGCTacacaaaatgaaattgacGAGAAGTCGGCCAGGCAACTTGTAAAAAACGGAGTGTTGGGAGTGTTGGAGGGCGCAAACCTACCGACCGACTTGGAGGCGCAGGCCGTGTTCCGTAAGGCCGACGGTGTTATTTATGTCCCGGGAAAGGCATCCAATGCTGGAGGTGTTGGTGTCAGTGGTTTGGAGATGAGTCAGAACGCACAGCGGCTCACGTGGAAATCAGAAAAGGTGGACGAAAAACTGCATGGCATGATGGACGAGATTTACAGTAtgatggaagaagccgaacTAAGTGGAGGAACTTTGGAACAGGGAGCAAACCGTGCTGGATTTCTGAAGGTTGCCACGGCTATGAGAGAGCTAGGTTGGGTGTATTGAAGAGGGAATTTGATGGAGTAGCTACGTCTATTGTAAAATTTCCAACTTAATTGTCTCTTTGTCTGTGGATTTATTGTAGACTTGACAGTAAATATCGTAGTATCACACTACCTATGTCTTGTTATGCGGCAGAGTGACACTCACCGTGATTTCAGGTATATCTCAGGAGAGACACTTTTAATTACATTAACGGcaatgtaactgtaaggtaGTCAGTCAGCAGACAAACAAAATCATAAaactattgaagaacacaaaacgacgatggagatcacagttgaggacaacgatgaactacgaagattatgagtctatattgtactcttggatattcgtagggactgtggggctgtgattcgttgtgtgtgggacggaagcgacttgtcttttagcagtaggcgattgaacttctggtgagacgttgtccttaccaggagtttgatcaacaaaaacaacgTTGGACGGATCATTCGGAAAATCTGCTGAAGCCATGACAGTCGTATCATCATCTGCCATCccaagtcacagtcaattggCAGTGAAACGTTACGATCGAACATGATGGCGCCGGAACAGCTAGCGTTGGAAAAATTCAACACGGTGTGGAAAGTGTCTGTCTCAATGCGTCGAGTAGCAGCGATCAGTCTTTGTGGACGTTCCAATCGGCAGTACTGCCGAATGTCGACAAGGATACTGTGCGATTGTTTGGCTTTCAAACCAAGTGGAAGGGCATCCCATATTGTTTGACAACTTTTTACGTTGGGTACTCAACGTGGGATGGTAGGTTCTTATGTATTGATGTCCTTGCGGATCCTATTGATGTCGTCTTTTCAAAAACGAAAGAGCATGTCAATCTCTCTGGAGGAATAGTAGCGGAGCAAGTCTGCCTCCTTCTTTTGACACGAATCGCCGTTGCGCTAGATTGCGGTCGTCTGACATGGCAGCATTACTATCTCGAAACAGGGAAGGGTTGTGTTTTACCAAAACCCGAATTCATGGAAGGATGGCTCACTCTACATTGGGAGGAAGCCGAAATGAGTGCGTAAGTCGGATTACTTACAGAAGTACAAGGGTCAGACACTGTGGAAGAATGCATTCGTTTGTCTTTACGTGATCAAGATAACGATAAGTATCGACTTCGGTTAGCGGCAATAGATGACAGTGAGCGCATAGCTCGACTGGTTGGGGGCTTggcaatttttgaaaaggaacCGGATGCGGTGCACGTATCTATTAATCACTATAAAGTGGATGGATTCGGCTCCCTACCTCTGTTTTATTGCCTGCTTTTAGACTGCACAGAAGGAGGTCGCGAGTCTCAAAGCT is a window encoding:
- a CDS encoding predicted protein codes for the protein MDKPAVSLGLELLNSVFGKPWSEKCREIREASPYGEVQGWRLASFLMKAGEDIRREALVMQIISKLRNWFDEEIPIAHRPYMRPYTIMCVGGDAGLIECLSDAKSIDEVKKQTDSFTTLRDYFERAYGPPTRRKNNFLRSLVGYSVVCYVLQIKDRHNANILLDREGHIMHIDFG
- a CDS encoding predicted protein gives rise to the protein MSTRGDLDFLDDLRRKYPHQPTFLQAVEEMALALSDLFDGPDGDFYQRAFLAMAEPERIIAFRVSWMDDNGKIRFNRGWRVQFSSVLGPFKGGLRFHPTVDEGVLKFLGFEQIFKNALTGLPLGGGKGGSDFDPKGKSDGEVRRFCEAFMSELCRYLHPSTDVPAGDIGVGGREIGYMYGQYKRITNRHGVGVLTGKSMNFGGSEIRPEATGYGLIYMTKIAVQRKLNRNLTDMRCAISGSGNVAQFAAKKLLEFGAKVMTVSDSNGVIVFESGMTATDWDAVSDCKNKHRGRLSSIQDKVSGQYYDGESPWSLDIKYDLALPCATQNEIDEKSARQLVKNGVLGVLEGANLPTDLEAQAVFRKADGVIYVPGKASNAGGVGVSGLEMSQNAQRLTWKSEKVDEKLHGMMDEIYSMMEEAELSGGTLEQGANRAGFLKVATAMRELGWVY
- a CDS encoding predicted protein, producing the protein MMAPEQLALEKFNTVWKVSVSMRRVAAISLCGRSNRQFLCIDVLADPIDVVFSKTKEHVNLSGGIVAEQVCLLLLTRIAVALDCGRLTWQHYYLETGKGCVLPKPEFMEGWLTLHWEEAEMSAERIARLVGGLAIFEKEPDAVHVSINHYKVDGFGSLPLFYCLLLDCTEGGRESQSCGMAFFYVGCTVKGGRFMYLEDLFIEEFHRGKGAGSAAMKALASAALAMKCQRLVWQALDWNTPALGFYKKIGAKIQSGLLTSRYANRQLYDLAKLELALIEDDRTAN